CTATGGCTATCAAGAAAGGCAAGGGACTAGTCCAAGATAGGGAAAAGTTTAAAACTCAGTTGGATGAGAAAAAATCTGAAATCGAGAAGCTGATGCTCGAGTTGCAGCAGCTAGGTGGTACAGTTGATGGCTACAAGAATCAGATAGATGTGTTATCGAGAGACTTAGAGCGCACAAAAGAGCTAGAGACTGAGCTTGTTGCTATTAAAGACGAAAGAGATCAACACAAGCAATCATTATCTCTAAATGACGCATTGTTGCAGAAAGTGATGAAATCAGTTGATATTATAGCTCTCCCTGTTGATTTAGTATCTGAGGATCCGTCAGAAAAGATTGCCCAACTTGCTGGCTACTTCAAAGAAGTGCAATTGGCCAGAGTAGAGGAACAAGAAGAGCTAGAAAA
The DNA window shown above is from Camelina sativa cultivar DH55 unplaced genomic scaffold, Cs unpScaffold05648, whole genome shotgun sequence and carries:
- the LOC109131817 gene encoding uncharacterized protein LOC109131817 codes for the protein MAIKKGKGLVQDREKFKTQLDEKKSEIEKLMLELQQLGGTVDGYKNQIDVLSRDLERTKELETELVAIKDERDQHKQSLSLNDALLQKVMKSVDIIALPVDLVSEDPSEKIAQLAGYFKEVQLARVEEQEELEKVKAEADALASKLAETQTSLKLVEDALSTAEGNINQLDEENREVQAAK